A stretch of DNA from Hoeflea ulvae:
ACGGCGCCGCCGGCGCCCGGCATCGACGACCGGATCACGCAACTCGAGCGCAAGATCAGGGCGGCCAGCGCCCAGCGCACGCTCTACAGTGGCGTTCTGGCCAGCAAGCTCGGCATGCACCAGACCGACCTCGAATGTCTTTTCATCATCACGCTGGGCGAAAATGTAACGCCTGGACAGCTTGCAAGCGAAACGGGTCTGACCACAGGCGCGATCACCGGCGTGGTCGATCGCATCGAAAGGGCTGGCTATATCCGGCGCCAGCGGGATCCCGCCGACCGCCGCCGCCTGTTCCTCGAACCTGTGCCGGAGCGGATAGAAGAGATCAGGGCCATCAACCGGCGCGCCTACAAGCCATGGATGGAAGAGCTTGCCCGCTATAGCGAAGCCGAACTGGAAATCCTGCTCGACTTCGCCGACCGCAATTACCAGGCCGCCGTGCAGGCCACGATCGCGCTGCGCCGCGAGATCAGCTGAGTTCCAGGAGCGGATGCGGACCGGCGCGGGATCCCGAGGGGCTGAGCCCCCGACGGCTCAATCCTTTGCCTAAAAAGTCAGATCACTGGAGACCGGAACCTGGCACCGGGGTTCACGAAACGCTTTCCCGCAGCTGGATTTGCAGACCGGCCGCGACAGCGTCCCAGAACAGCTCCGGGTGCGACGCCCCCACCAGATGCCCGCCATCCGGCAGGGTTTTGACAATCGTTGCAGGCTGGTCCCTGACCAGATCCTCGACCTGATCGGGGCGGGTAAACCCGTCATGGGGCCCGTGCACGAATGTAACGGGCGAACCATATTCACGCAGCAGACTGGTCGCTTCGGAGATCACCAGCTTGAAATCCGACGAGATGCCCAGTGGCGAGTGCTTGTGAAGCTCCATGTACCAGGCAAATCCCGGCCCGGAACCGATCTTGCCGTCAAGCACCGCAACGTCCGTCGCACAGTCCCGAAAAAGCCTGCGCAGCACGAATTTGGCCGTCTGCTGGTTTGCGAAGATGCTCTTCTGGAATTGCCGGATAATCGGTTCGTAAATATTGGTATCATTGGCCAGTTTTCGAATGCCGGTGAAGAAATTGGCGGCATATGACTTCTTGTCAGGCCTTATCGAAAGAATATTGATCGAGGCGACAACGAGGCTGGCAAACAGGTCGGGATTGGCCGCCGCCATCTTCATCGCCACAAGGCCACCCGTCGCATGGCCGAGCAGCGGCACGGGCGCCTTCCAGGTCTGGCGCGTGAACTGCGTCAGATCCTCGACCGCCTGTTCCGTCAATCTCCCGTCATAGAAAATATCGGCGCAGGCGTGGTCGTCCAGATAACCTTGCCGGACCGGAACAGTGAGACGGATATTCAGCCGCTGCAGGCTTTCCCCGGCATTGAGCAGAATGAACGGAAACAGGTAGCCATGGATGAGGAGAACCGGCTGTCCGTCCGGCGGCCCAAGCTCCCAGAAGCGCATCAGCCGTCCGCTGTGCAGACGCTGCACCGACAAGCTGGCCGCACGTCCCAGATGGTCGGTGGTGAAGGTCTCGACCACCCGCATATGCGAGGTTTCCGCTTCACACAAATGCAGGATATGGATCATCTGGCCCAGGATCAGCCGCATGATTTCGGACTGTTTCACGCAATTGAGCTTCGAGCAGGCATTCTTGAGATGCGCCCTTTTGGTTTCGACAGAAACCGAATCGACGCTCGCAGCTTGGGCGGGCGTCAGGCCGACGACGATCTGGAAGATCAGCCGCATTTCGGCATTGGTGAGACCTGCATCCACATTGAACATTTCGATGATGCCGACCACCAGCTCCTGGGTGATGACAACGGCCTTGAGACGGCTGCTCTGGATCACTTTCTGGTCCGCCGGCATATAGGGCACGAACCAGAAGAGAATTTCGCTGTTGACGCTCTGAACGAGCTCTCCCGCGCGGACATCTCCGCCTTCGGCCAGAAGGACCATTTCCGAGATTGTTTCGTCATCGCGCCAGTTTGACGTCAGATGGGTGGACATCGACCGGGCCTGGGACACGCCGCAGCGCAGCAGCCGTCCGCCAAAGTCGAATTCAGCCCATTTTATGGTGTTGGTCGCTCCGGAATTCTTGCGGCGATACGCATCAAGCACCTCTCTTCGTGCCGCAGTGGACATTTCACTGGGCATCAAGGAGAAAATATCCTCAACACTTCGTCGAAGATCGTCATCTTTGCGTTTCATGCCGCTATTCCAAAACTCTCATCCTATCGCTGTCGCGATCATGATTATGACCTGCATTTTTCTTCTGAAGTCCCGACTGCCTCCACGAAATCAATACAGAAATGTGCGCACCAAGACAGATCTCGTCACATTTTCTCAAAACCATTCAAATGACAACGAAGTTTCGCCAAAGTGTCTCAAGCTCCTATTGATACACCAAGGCACACCTGCGCCGCATCATACTGCGCGTCTTCGTACGATTCCTGACTTAATTCAGTAACCCCGTATTCCGCGTCCCGCATTACCAAAATGGGTAATGCGGGATTCGAAATACTGTTCGAATGTTGCGCTCGACACCGGCGACGTACTGATTCCCATCACGACCAGGCGACAGGCCAAGCCGGATTTCGGGGGCGAGCGAATTCATTCGCGACGAGACAGACGAGGTACCATCAGGATGTTCAGCGCAAGGAAACCCAGACCGCATCTTCCATTGCTCTCCGGTACGGCAATTTTGCTCCTGATGGTCTGTGGCCACGGGCCGGCACTGGCTGGATGTTCCGACGACACCCCGGCTGCGGGGGATACCGTGACCTGCGATGTGAACGCACCCAATCCCGACACGCTGGGAGTCAATGGCTTCAGCATATCGGGCGTAACCGTCAACCTGCTTGATGGTGCGGGTATCGATGTCGCCGGCCGCAGAGCGATCGGGCTTGGCGCCAACACCACGGTCATCCTGGCGCCCAACAGCTTCATCAATGCCGACGCGACGGGTGGCTTCTCGACGGGAATTTTCGCAAATGGCGACAATGCGGATATCCGGGTCGACGGTGCCATTTCCACCACCGGAACCAATGTCGATGGCGTTGCTTTTCAAGGTGACAACAATCTGCGGCTGATCGTGACCGGCACCGGATCAATCGTGACCACCGGCGACCAGTCCGACGCGGTTGCAAGCCGGTTCAATCCGAATCTCACCGCAACCATCGAGGCGGGCGCCACGCTTCGGACCGAGGGCGCTGATTCCCATGGCATCGGCGCTGGCTTCAATTCGACACTCGATATTTCCGGCTCGATCACCACGCTTGGCGACAATTCGAATGCCGTCGACGGCGGCAGCATGATGGTCGTCACCCTGCGCGACGGCGCCGTTCTCTCGACAGCCGGACGCGGCTCGGAAGGCATCCGGGCACGTGGAACCATCACGATCGAGAATGGGGCGCAGGTTGCGACCACCGGCGATTTTGCTGACGCGCTGTTTGCGGATTCGGATTCGATGATCACCATAGGAGGTGTGCTTTCGGCAACGGGCGACAGCGCCGAATCCCTCTTTGTCCTGGACAATTCCACGGTACTGCTGACCGGCACGGCCGATCTGACCGGTGATGTCTTCATCCGGGAGGGCAGCTCGCTTACCGCCCGCGACGGCGCGACGATCGACGGGTTGGTCACACTGCGCAACAATTCGCAGACGGATTTCGCAGGGAGCGCGGAAGCCATCCGCTCCATTTCGAGCGGGGTCCGGATCAACCTCGAACAGACAGGCCGCCTTACAGGAAATGCCGACAGCAGCGCGACCGTACAGGGAGATGAGCTTGCAGACATCACCATAGCCGGCGCGGTTACTGGCGGGGCGGCGGGCGGCATAGAGGCCCGAACCGGCGCCACGGTAAGGGTTGCGCCGACCGGGAATGTGTCGGTGAGCAATGGCGGGACCGGCATCAACATTGATGAATCATCCGGCACTGCGCCGCAAGGTGCTTCGGTGGTTGTGGAGGGAACAGTTTCGGCAACTGGGTCTTCCGCAAGGGGCGTGCGCATCAGGGCCGCTTCGCTGGATGCCGCCGCCACCCGCAGCGTCTCTATCGCCGGTACGGTGGACGTCGATGGCGAGAATTCCGTGGGTGTCTTTCTGCCGGTGCCGATACTCGGCCCGCCGAATATCGCTCCCAATTTTGATCTCGACATCAGCGGAACTCTCGCCGCGCGCGGTACCGGAGCTGTCGCGATCGGCATCTCGAGCCCGTTCATTTCGGATGATCAGTTCGAATCGGGCTTCGACATTGACGTGGCGGCCGGCGCCAGTGTGACCTCTCAATCGAGCGCCGCAATTGCCGCGATCCTGCCTGGTCCCCTGGGCGGCCCGCCGCAAAGCGGACAGGCCGGCTTCAACACCAATATTTCCATCGCCGGCACGGTGTCGACAGGGGTTTTGGGCGGCAAGGTCATCGACCTGCAGGCCGGTACGGATGTGGTGACGCTCACGCCCGGCGCGGCAATCACCGGCATCATCGACGTCGGGTTCGACGAGGATGACTTCATTCTGACGGGCGCGACGGGCACGACTGGCACCTTCGACTTCGACCAGAGTCCGCTCCTGAACTTCGAGAATTTCTTCAAGCGTGGCGAAGGGACATGGATTCTTGACGGCTCCGGCGCCACGGCCGGCGGAACGTTCAACGTCGACAGCGGCACCCTGATCGTCAACGGTTCCCTTCCGGCCTTCGTCTTTGATGTCGCACCGGCCGCAACTGTGGGCGGAAGCGGCATCATCGGGGGCTTGCCTCCGATCGCCGGCACGATCGCGCCAGGAAGCAGCGGCATCGGAACGCTTTCTGTTGCAGGAGACCTGACCTTTCTTGCAGGAAGCGTGTTCCAGACCGAAATCGCGGGCAATGG
This window harbors:
- a CDS encoding MarR family winged helix-turn-helix transcriptional regulator → MSVKQQKTAPPAPGIDDRITQLERKIRAASAQRTLYSGVLASKLGMHQTDLECLFIITLGENVTPGQLASETGLTTGAITGVVDRIERAGYIRRQRDPADRRRLFLEPVPERIEEIRAINRRAYKPWMEELARYSEAELEILLDFADRNYQAAVQATIALRREIS
- a CDS encoding alpha/beta fold hydrolase; translation: MPSEMSTAARREVLDAYRRKNSGATNTIKWAEFDFGGRLLRCGVSQARSMSTHLTSNWRDDETISEMVLLAEGGDVRAGELVQSVNSEILFWFVPYMPADQKVIQSSRLKAVVITQELVVGIIEMFNVDAGLTNAEMRLIFQIVVGLTPAQAASVDSVSVETKRAHLKNACSKLNCVKQSEIMRLILGQMIHILHLCEAETSHMRVVETFTTDHLGRAASLSVQRLHSGRLMRFWELGPPDGQPVLLIHGYLFPFILLNAGESLQRLNIRLTVPVRQGYLDDHACADIFYDGRLTEQAVEDLTQFTRQTWKAPVPLLGHATGGLVAMKMAAANPDLFASLVVASINILSIRPDKKSYAANFFTGIRKLANDTNIYEPIIRQFQKSIFANQQTAKFVLRRLFRDCATDVAVLDGKIGSGPGFAWYMELHKHSPLGISSDFKLVISEATSLLREYGSPVTFVHGPHDGFTRPDQVEDLVRDQPATIVKTLPDGGHLVGASHPELFWDAVAAGLQIQLRESVS